The Palleronia sp. THAF1 genome window below encodes:
- a CDS encoding glycine--tRNA ligase subunit alpha, with protein sequence MTKPTCFQDIIMALQSYWGGVGCAVLQPYDMEVGAGTFHPATTLRALGPKSWAAAYVQPSRRPTDGRYGDSPNRLQHYYQYQVILKPSPPDLQALYLGSLDAIGIDPGLHDIRFVEDDWESPTLGAWGLGWEVWCDGMEVSQFTYFQQVGGHDCHPVSGELTYGLERLAMYVLGVDHVMDMPFNKPDSPQPLLYGDVFREAEAQYARYNFDNAETSVLLRHFEEAEAECAALLSQPSVDPRTGRYIVMALPAYDQCIKASHIFNLLDARGVISVTERQAYIGRVRALAKQCADAFLLTEAGGFTPEPA encoded by the coding sequence ATGACCAAGCCGACCTGTTTCCAAGACATCATCATGGCGCTTCAGTCCTACTGGGGCGGCGTCGGATGTGCCGTTTTGCAGCCCTACGACATGGAAGTCGGTGCGGGCACGTTCCACCCTGCGACCACCTTGCGTGCGCTGGGGCCGAAGTCCTGGGCCGCCGCCTACGTCCAGCCCTCGCGCCGTCCGACCGATGGCCGCTACGGCGACAGCCCCAACCGGTTGCAGCACTACTACCAGTATCAGGTTATCTTGAAGCCCAGCCCGCCGGACCTGCAGGCGCTGTATCTGGGCAGCCTCGACGCCATCGGGATTGACCCCGGCCTGCACGACATCCGCTTCGTCGAAGACGACTGGGAAAGCCCGACGCTGGGTGCCTGGGGCCTTGGCTGGGAAGTCTGGTGCGACGGCATGGAAGTGTCGCAGTTTACCTACTTCCAGCAGGTCGGCGGCCACGATTGCCACCCTGTGTCGGGCGAACTGACCTACGGGTTGGAGCGTCTTGCGATGTACGTCCTTGGCGTCGATCACGTCATGGACATGCCGTTCAACAAGCCCGACAGCCCGCAACCGCTGCTCTACGGTGATGTGTTCCGCGAGGCAGAGGCCCAATACGCCCGCTACAACTTCGACAATGCAGAAACTTCCGTCCTGCTGCGCCATTTCGAGGAAGCGGAAGCCGAATGTGCCGCCCTTCTGTCCCAACCCAGCGTGGATCCCCGCACGGGCCGCTATATCGTCATGGCGTTGCCCGCCTATGACCAGTGCATCAAGGCCAGCCACATCTTCAATCTACTGGACGCGCGCGGCGTGATCTCTGTCACCGAACGTCAGGCCTACATCGGTCGCGTCCGTGCGCTGGCCAAGCAATGCGCCGACGCCTTCCTGCTGACAGAGGCGGGCGGTTTCACCCCCGAACCGGCATGA
- a CDS encoding DUF6446 family protein, giving the protein MSGKVLALIMAVVAVATAVGVYYLQVYHYYEEVAPDGFALVTESGEIDAQATNIEAIDAISSPIRFRACFDTALTPAADATRYEDAVPLTAPFWFDCFDATQIGDALEAGTATAFLAEKNVEYGVDRIVAITDDGRGYVWHQLNNCGETAYDGTQIGEDCPPREDQ; this is encoded by the coding sequence ATGAGCGGCAAGGTCCTTGCGCTGATCATGGCGGTCGTCGCGGTCGCCACGGCGGTCGGCGTCTACTATCTGCAGGTCTATCACTACTACGAAGAGGTCGCGCCCGACGGCTTCGCGCTGGTCACGGAGAGCGGTGAGATCGACGCGCAGGCCACGAACATCGAGGCCATCGACGCGATCTCGTCCCCCATCCGTTTCCGCGCCTGCTTCGACACCGCTCTGACGCCCGCCGCCGACGCCACCCGTTATGAAGACGCCGTTCCCCTGACCGCCCCCTTCTGGTTCGACTGTTTCGACGCGACCCAGATCGGCGATGCGTTAGAGGCAGGGACAGCCACCGCCTTCCTGGCCGAGAAGAACGTCGAATACGGCGTGGACCGCATCGTTGCGATTACCGACGACGGACGCGGCTACGTCTGGCACCAGCTGAACAACTGCGGCGAGACCGCCTACGACGGCACCCAGATCGGCGAGGATTGCCCGCCGCGAGAGGACCAATAG
- the glyS gene encoding glycine--tRNA ligase subunit beta produces the protein MPDLLIELFSEEIPARMQTRAAADLKKLVTDGLVEAGMTYAHAGSFATPRRLTLALEGLTDRSPDTVEERKGPKVGAPDKAIEGFLRGAGVTRDQLEARDTGKGEVYFARIEKAGRPAAEIVAEVLETTIRNFPWPKSMRWGAGSLRWVRPLHRILCILTGPDGHEIVPLDVDGITSGDLTEGHRFMSPGAVRVTGFEDHAAKLKRAHVVLDAEERRETIRADAANMAFAAGLEIVEDAALLDEVAGLVEWPVSLMGRIDDRFLDLPPEVLQTSMREHQKFFSVRDPKTGQIVRFVTVANRETPDDGATILNGNQRVLAARLADAVFFWENDLAVAKAGMGPWIENLKTVTFHAKLGSEADRVERIAALARELAPAVGADPELAEQAARIAKADLTSEMVYEFPELQGIMGRYYAKSANLPDAVADAVAEHYAPLGPSDTVPTAPVSVAVSLAEKIDKLTGFWAIDEKPTGSKDPYALRRAALGVIRLIMNQDLRLQLSELIDGWQIALAESLAASDRLIVIELDRVAGGVWAGNGTEVINWLREPFEFIIDSGLASKKDVTPEYVKAISDIAHEGNSRIYPSAGTYRPSLLSFFHDRLKVHLRDEGIRHDVIDACLAMPGNDDLTLLVKRARALQAFLQSDDGENLLAGFRRANNILTQAEEKDGVEYSFGADAKHAQTDEERALFAALDAQEPTIKTAMQDEDFATAMSTLALLRAPIDAFFEAVQINTDNQILRRNRLNLLSRIRGLCLDVADLTKIEG, from the coding sequence ATGCCCGATCTTCTGATCGAACTCTTCTCGGAAGAGATCCCCGCCCGGATGCAGACCCGCGCTGCCGCCGACCTGAAGAAGCTGGTGACCGACGGCTTGGTCGAGGCTGGCATGACCTACGCCCACGCTGGCTCCTTCGCGACACCCCGCCGCCTGACGCTGGCACTAGAAGGGCTGACGGACCGTTCGCCGGACACGGTCGAGGAACGCAAGGGCCCAAAGGTCGGCGCGCCCGACAAGGCCATCGAAGGCTTCCTGCGCGGGGCAGGCGTCACGCGTGACCAGCTGGAAGCGCGCGACACCGGCAAGGGCGAAGTCTACTTCGCGCGCATCGAAAAGGCGGGCCGCCCGGCGGCGGAAATCGTGGCCGAGGTTCTGGAGACCACCATCCGCAACTTTCCTTGGCCCAAATCCATGCGCTGGGGCGCAGGATCGCTGCGCTGGGTCCGGCCATTGCACCGCATCCTGTGCATCCTGACCGGACCCGATGGCCATGAAATCGTGCCGCTTGACGTGGACGGCATCACGTCGGGCGACCTGACGGAAGGCCACCGTTTCATGTCGCCCGGCGCCGTCCGCGTCACGGGGTTCGAGGATCACGCCGCCAAGCTGAAGCGCGCCCACGTCGTTCTGGACGCAGAAGAACGGCGCGAGACCATCCGCGCCGACGCCGCCAACATGGCCTTCGCCGCCGGGCTGGAGATCGTGGAAGACGCCGCCCTGCTGGACGAGGTCGCCGGTCTGGTCGAGTGGCCCGTCAGCCTGATGGGCCGGATCGATGACCGCTTTCTGGACCTACCGCCAGAGGTGCTGCAGACTTCGATGCGCGAACATCAAAAGTTCTTCTCGGTTCGCGACCCGAAAACCGGCCAGATTGTGCGATTTGTGACAGTCGCCAACCGGGAAACGCCCGACGACGGCGCTACCATCCTGAACGGCAACCAGCGCGTTCTGGCCGCCCGATTGGCCGACGCGGTGTTCTTCTGGGAAAACGACCTTGCCGTGGCGAAGGCGGGCATGGGGCCGTGGATCGAGAACCTGAAGACCGTGACCTTCCACGCCAAGCTGGGATCAGAGGCCGACCGGGTAGAGCGCATCGCAGCCCTTGCCCGCGAACTCGCCCCCGCAGTGGGCGCCGACCCGGAGCTGGCAGAGCAAGCCGCGCGGATCGCCAAGGCCGATCTGACATCCGAAATGGTCTATGAATTCCCCGAATTGCAGGGGATCATGGGCCGCTATTACGCGAAAAGTGCAAATCTGCCCGACGCCGTCGCCGATGCCGTCGCTGAACACTACGCCCCCCTCGGCCCCTCCGACACCGTCCCCACCGCGCCCGTCTCCGTCGCCGTGTCGCTGGCCGAGAAGATCGACAAGCTGACCGGCTTCTGGGCGATCGACGAGAAGCCGACCGGGTCGAAAGACCCTTATGCGCTAAGGAGAGCGGCGTTGGGGGTGATCCGATTGATTATGAATCAGGACCTTAGGCTTCAGCTTTCGGAACTGATAGATGGATGGCAAATAGCTTTGGCGGAATCCCTAGCCGCTTCGGATCGGCTAATCGTTATAGAATTGGACCGGGTGGCCGGAGGCGTTTGGGCAGGCAACGGTACCGAAGTAATCAATTGGCTGAGAGAACCGTTCGAGTTCATCATCGATAGCGGTCTGGCGTCTAAGAAGGACGTCACACCTGAATATGTGAAAGCAATTAGTGATATCGCTCACGAAGGTAACTCTCGTATCTATCCTTCTGCTGGCACGTATCGCCCAAGCCTCCTCTCCTTCTTCCACGACCGCCTGAAGGTCCACCTTCGGGATGAGGGCATCCGCCACGACGTCATCGACGCCTGCCTCGCCATGCCCGGCAACGACGACCTGACCCTGCTGGTCAAGCGGGCCCGCGCGCTGCAGGCCTTCCTGCAATCCGACGACGGGGAGAACCTGCTGGCGGGCTTCCGACGCGCGAACAACATCCTGACCCAGGCCGAGGAGAAGGACGGCGTCGAATACTCCTTCGGGGCCGATGCCAAGCACGCGCAGACCGACGAGGAACGCGCCCTGTTTGCCGCGCTGGACGCACAGGAACCCACGATCAAGACCGCCATGCAGGACGAGGACTTCGCCACCGCCATGTCGACGCTCGCCCTGCTGCGCGCGCCCATCGACGCCTTCTTCGAGGCCGTCCAAATCAACACCGACAACCAGATCCTGCGCCGCAATCGCCTGAACCTGCTCAGCCGGATCCGGGGGCTGTGTCTTGACGTTGCGGACCTGACAAAGATCGAGGGCTGA
- a CDS encoding putative PEP-binding protein, protein MLRPNRSAAVQHDPDPDGATRITPTANIRADRHGGRAKCLQRLIRLGLPVPDTLALDFATVFDLAQGGRIDTQAIIDALGPDPLVSVRPSSGMTDWGGPPSILNIGMNDARHAALSHALGPDAADALYARFIQSFAVQVSRLNPDLFDGRPIAEMRDAYATEAEEPFPQDPAAQLCAVLAAMARAWDGTTARLLRQARGAPADAGLGLVVQRMVLGVGNPASGESGSGVIQFVSSETGLPQITGRYLRQSQGREALVPNAGALYLTRDARGPSLEEQAPAIFDSLHVTGQLCRTRLREEMQVEFTVHHGDLHILDAVRVKRSARAGLRIAVALATDGVIPESEAVLRIAPRALLDVLHRQIDPEAATDRLAQGIAASPGAATGRIVFTSAAAQAASAREEAVILVRPETTPDDVLGMHSASGILTERGGVSSHAAVIARGLGLPCVVGASEITIDARARTLTVPGGRVLAEGETITLDGSTGRILDGTVPLLEPALDDAFQTILNWADERRDIGVRANADTPSDVRIAERFQAEGIGLCRTEHMFFDDTRLTAMREMIFARNAEDRAASLEQLLPVQRADFAEIFQIMGARPVTIRLLDPPLHEFLPTDRKGMLDLAASLDLPLEAVQRRIDSLREFNPMLGMRGVRLGIAIPEIYEMQARAIFEAACAAGPGVTPEVMIPLVSARREVELVKSRLDAVAATVRVETGVDFNYRLGVMVETPRAALRADEIGEYATFLSFGTNDLTQMTYGLSRDDAGRFMSAYVREGVFADDPFLVLDTDGVGELLTIGAERGRRGNPTLILSICGEHGGDPDSIAFARAAGFDYVSCSPFRVPVARLAAAHLAIRERGRTTTAPPER, encoded by the coding sequence ATGCTCCGACCGAACAGGAGCGCCGCAGTGCAGCATGACCCAGACCCAGATGGCGCGACCCGGATCACGCCCACCGCGAACATCCGTGCCGACCGGCACGGGGGGCGCGCGAAGTGTCTGCAACGGCTGATCCGTCTGGGCCTGCCCGTACCCGACACGCTAGCGCTGGATTTCGCGACCGTCTTCGACCTTGCCCAGGGCGGCCGGATCGACACGCAAGCGATCATCGACGCGTTGGGGCCTGACCCGCTGGTGTCTGTCCGCCCGTCTTCGGGGATGACCGACTGGGGCGGACCGCCCTCTATCCTGAACATCGGCATGAATGACGCGCGCCACGCCGCGCTGTCCCATGCGTTGGGGCCTGATGCGGCGGATGCGCTTTATGCCCGCTTCATCCAGTCCTTCGCCGTGCAGGTCTCTCGCCTGAACCCCGATCTGTTCGACGGACGCCCCATCGCAGAGATGCGCGACGCCTACGCGACCGAGGCCGAAGAGCCGTTCCCCCAGGATCCCGCCGCGCAGCTATGCGCCGTTCTGGCCGCCATGGCCCGCGCATGGGACGGCACCACCGCGCGCCTGCTGCGCCAAGCCCGTGGCGCGCCCGCAGATGCGGGGCTGGGGCTTGTCGTGCAACGCATGGTGCTGGGCGTCGGCAACCCGGCTTCGGGCGAAAGCGGGTCCGGCGTGATCCAGTTCGTATCGTCCGAGACTGGTCTGCCGCAGATCACCGGGCGCTACTTGCGCCAGAGTCAGGGCCGTGAGGCGCTGGTGCCCAATGCAGGCGCGCTCTACCTGACCCGCGACGCGCGCGGCCCGTCGCTGGAAGAGCAGGCGCCTGCGATCTTCGATAGTCTGCATGTCACTGGCCAGTTGTGCCGCACCCGTCTGCGCGAAGAAATGCAGGTGGAGTTCACCGTTCACCACGGCGATCTGCACATCCTCGACGCCGTGCGCGTCAAGCGCAGCGCGCGCGCCGGTCTGCGGATCGCGGTGGCGCTGGCGACGGACGGCGTGATCCCCGAATCCGAGGCCGTGCTGCGCATCGCACCGCGCGCGCTGCTGGATGTGCTGCACCGTCAGATTGACCCAGAGGCCGCGACCGACCGGTTGGCACAGGGCATCGCCGCCAGCCCCGGTGCCGCGACCGGGCGCATCGTCTTCACCTCTGCCGCTGCTCAGGCAGCGTCCGCGCGGGAAGAGGCGGTGATCCTCGTTCGGCCCGAAACGACGCCCGATGACGTTCTGGGCATGCATTCTGCCAGCGGTATCCTGACCGAACGGGGCGGTGTCTCCAGCCACGCCGCCGTCATCGCGCGCGGGCTTGGCCTGCCGTGCGTCGTCGGAGCGTCAGAGATCACCATCGACGCCCGCGCCCGCACCCTGACCGTCCCGGGTGGGCGGGTCTTGGCGGAAGGGGAGACGATCACACTCGACGGCTCGACCGGGCGCATTCTGGACGGCACGGTGCCGTTGCTGGAGCCTGCGCTGGACGACGCTTTCCAGACGATCCTGAACTGGGCGGATGAACGGCGCGATATCGGCGTGCGGGCCAACGCCGACACGCCATCCGACGTGCGGATCGCCGAACGGTTTCAGGCCGAAGGCATCGGTCTGTGCCGCACCGAGCATATGTTCTTCGACGACACCCGTCTGACCGCAATGCGAGAGATGATCTTCGCCCGGAACGCCGAAGATCGCGCCGCATCGCTGGAGCAACTGCTGCCCGTGCAGCGCGCCGATTTTGCCGAGATATTCCAGATCATGGGCGCGCGTCCGGTCACGATCCGGCTGCTCGATCCACCCTTGCACGAGTTCCTGCCGACCGACCGCAAGGGAATGCTGGACCTTGCCGCCAGCCTCGACCTGCCGCTGGAGGCGGTGCAACGCCGCATCGACTCGCTGCGCGAGTTCAACCCGATGCTGGGGATGCGCGGCGTGCGGCTGGGCATCGCGATCCCTGAAATCTACGAGATGCAGGCCCGTGCGATCTTCGAGGCCGCATGTGCCGCCGGTCCCGGCGTTACGCCAGAGGTGATGATCCCGCTGGTGTCCGCCCGGCGAGAGGTCGAGCTGGTAAAATCCCGCCTCGATGCCGTTGCGGCGACCGTGCGCGTCGAGACCGGGGTCGATTTCAATTATCGTCTTGGCGTCATGGTCGAAACGCCCCGCGCTGCCCTGCGCGCGGATGAGATCGGCGAATACGCGACATTCCTAAGCTTCGGGACGAACGACCTGACCCAGATGACCTACGGTCTGTCGCGCGACGACGCCGGGCGGTTCATGTCCGCCTACGTGCGCGAAGGGGTGTTCGCGGACGATCCGTTCCTTGTGCTTGATACCGATGGCGTGGGTGAATTGCTCACGATCGGGGCTGAACGCGGGCGGCGCGGCAACCCGACGCTGATTCTGTCGATCTGCGGCGAACACGGCGGCGATCCCGATTCGATTGCCTTTGCGCGGGCCGCCGGATTCGACTATGTCAGCTGCTCACCGTTCCGTGTGCCGGTGGCTCGACTGGCTGCCGCACATTTGGCCATTAGAGAGCGTGGACGCACAACAACCGCGCCGCCAGAGCGCTAA